The following proteins are co-located in the Noviherbaspirillum sp. UKPF54 genome:
- a CDS encoding GNAT family N-acetyltransferase: MQGIEVTMYSDAVPQFAHEPLDRLYRHLHSSLAYHSVYGNLRGGTHTCVLRQGAEIVAVVLFRFDGKRVRVINEQCVFPPAVIDAFARHIFERFPATSVISFPVIDAMPAGLRYPFMGAKCTQDIVLALPASEDQYQAMLGKSTRAYIKRYFNKLKRCFPSVSWTTRDGGDASEDDVRAIIELNRARMAGKYKDSYIDHAEADRILQMVRRCGLVTVMTIDGKVCAGTINYRVADNYFLQVIAHAPAYDDYGLGTLCCYLTICECIARKGAEYHFLWGRYEYKYRLLGVQRDMSHMLVYRSRLHLLRNGAQAARHAWRGRMYEVKNWMEHRARRLDDSSVLNRAAYHGLNSLRNVKRSLDRIRRQRRPAAGDASAAVGKEPPAWGETGNARTSGEL, encoded by the coding sequence ATGCAAGGCATCGAGGTCACGATGTATAGCGATGCGGTGCCGCAGTTCGCGCACGAACCGCTGGACCGCCTGTACCGCCATCTGCATTCGTCGCTAGCTTATCACTCGGTGTATGGCAATCTGCGCGGCGGTACGCACACCTGCGTGCTGCGGCAAGGCGCGGAGATCGTCGCGGTGGTGCTGTTTCGCTTCGACGGCAAACGGGTGCGCGTCATCAACGAGCAATGCGTGTTCCCGCCCGCGGTGATCGACGCGTTCGCGCGCCACATCTTCGAGCGCTTCCCCGCCACCAGCGTGATCTCGTTCCCGGTCATCGACGCCATGCCGGCGGGGCTGCGCTATCCCTTCATGGGGGCCAAGTGCACGCAGGACATCGTCCTGGCGCTGCCGGCCAGCGAGGATCAGTATCAGGCCATGCTGGGCAAGTCGACGCGCGCCTACATCAAGCGCTACTTCAACAAGCTCAAGCGCTGCTTTCCATCGGTGTCATGGACGACCCGCGACGGCGGCGACGCCAGCGAGGACGACGTGCGCGCCATCATCGAACTCAACCGCGCCAGGATGGCCGGCAAGTACAAGGATTCGTATATCGACCATGCCGAGGCCGACCGCATCCTGCAGATGGTGCGCCGCTGCGGACTGGTGACCGTCATGACGATCGACGGCAAGGTATGCGCCGGCACGATCAACTATCGCGTCGCCGACAACTACTTCCTGCAGGTCATCGCGCACGCCCCCGCCTACGACGACTACGGGCTCGGCACGCTGTGCTGCTACCTCACCATTTGCGAATGCATCGCGCGCAAGGGCGCCGAATACCACTTCCTGTGGGGGCGCTACGAATACAAGTACCGCCTGCTCGGCGTGCAGCGCGACATGAGCCACATGCTGGTCTACCGCTCGCGCCTGCACCTGCTGCGCAATGGTGCGCAGGCGGCGCGGCACGCCTGGCGCGGGCGGATGTACGAGGTGAAGAACTGGATGGAGCACCGGGCGAGAAGGCTGGATGATTCCAGCGTGCTCAACCGCGCCGCCTACCACGGCCTCAACAGCCTCAGAAACGTCAAGCGTTCGCTCGACCGCATCCGCAGGCAGCGCCGCCCGGCAGCAGGCGACGCGTCGGCGGCGGTCGGGAAGGAGCCTCCTGCATGGGGCGAAACAGGCAACGCACGCACTTCGGGAGAACTATGA
- a CDS encoding alpha-1,2-fucosyltransferase, which produces MIVVQIHSGLGNQLFMYAAARALAHKHNTSLYLDVDTDCRNGVDHGQYVGHSFQLDKFNIAAHYPGLPGQGEKMGASGLGLYSALKVRLRENDLLRSAARRLRDNGIDPARLLLKLSGNEKRFFREERGDWGYKPHFMDLPDDTILRGCFFSYKYFDPIRALILQELSLKVPLSAQSKAVEERILATESVSLHVRRGDVVTNPEYRSWYEGVVTENYYRNATYWMRERLADPCFFVFSDDMAWVKDNLRLPGKVVYVDHNGPDAGYEDLHLMSRCRHNITTGFSSFSWWGAYLNRNPDKIVLRTRRMNALDHLNHPEHFFPSDWVIVDS; this is translated from the coding sequence ATGATCGTCGTGCAGATCCATAGCGGGCTGGGCAACCAGCTCTTCATGTACGCGGCCGCGCGCGCGCTCGCGCACAAGCACAACACCAGCCTGTATCTCGACGTCGACACCGATTGCCGCAACGGCGTCGACCACGGCCAGTATGTCGGCCATTCGTTTCAGCTGGATAAATTCAATATCGCAGCGCACTACCCCGGCTTGCCGGGACAGGGCGAGAAGATGGGCGCGTCGGGGCTGGGGCTGTACAGCGCGCTGAAGGTCCGCCTGCGCGAGAACGACTTGCTGCGCAGCGCGGCAAGGCGTCTGCGCGACAACGGCATCGATCCGGCGCGCCTGCTGCTCAAGCTGTCCGGCAACGAGAAGCGCTTTTTCAGGGAAGAGCGCGGCGACTGGGGGTACAAGCCGCACTTCATGGACCTGCCCGACGACACGATCCTGCGCGGCTGCTTCTTTTCCTATAAATACTTCGACCCGATCCGCGCGCTGATCCTGCAGGAGCTGAGCCTGAAGGTGCCGCTTTCAGCGCAGAGCAAGGCGGTCGAAGAGCGCATCCTCGCCACCGAGTCGGTGAGCCTGCATGTGCGGCGCGGCGACGTCGTCACCAATCCCGAGTACCGCAGCTGGTACGAGGGCGTGGTCACGGAAAACTATTATCGAAATGCGACGTACTGGATGCGGGAGCGGCTGGCCGATCCCTGCTTCTTCGTCTTTTCCGACGACATGGCATGGGTGAAGGATAACCTCAGGCTTCCCGGCAAGGTCGTCTACGTGGACCATAACGGGCCCGATGCCGGCTACGAAGACCTGCACCTGATGAGCCGGTGCCGCCACAACATCACCACCGGCTTCAGCTCCTTCAGCTGGTGGGGCGCCTATCTCAACCGGAATCCGGACAAGATCGTGCTGCGCACGCGGCGCATGAATGCTCTCGATCACCTGAATCACCCGGAACACTTCTTCCCGTCGGACTGGGTCATCGTCGATTCCTGA
- a CDS encoding ABC transporter ATP-binding protein, giving the protein MKQYRGTVQRLNRFLACLPARRRRQLPPLLFLMLVCAVAEMLSLATLVPFLAILADPVAAMQRPFVARIVETLNAASPAELRLRLTVIFALAVVISGAIRFAVIYAATRLNYILGYELGTEVYRRTLYQSYEFHVARNSSETVGAIDKMDNVVFVIASVLIICSSSLMALFITVTLLLIDPVIAGIALLGFGTIYALMSIFTRRRLARNSQVVNRAYGKRVQSVQEGLGGIRDVLLDHTQEFYTRRFHDTEKTMRMAQASTAIIGGPSSRIMVEALGIILIALLGYYITESQGSIAATIPTLGALALGAQRLMPLLQQTYQGWVYISGNLDVVSDVTDFLERPLPRSTRSEAPAGKGALPALPFRDAIRFDNVSFRYQPASPLVLRDFNLVIPHGARIGFVGVTGSGKTTAMDLLLGLLSPTAGRILVDDVVLDENARQAWQRNIAYVPQMIFLTDASFAENIAFGLPPEEIDAARVREAARQAQIAEFIESTAEGYATTVGERGVRLSGGQRQRIAIARALYKKATVLVFDEATSALDADTEEAVMQAIESLGRELTIVMIAHRIGTLRGCDAIYRLNKGRIVSENRYEDLVASAAG; this is encoded by the coding sequence ATGAAACAGTATCGCGGGACGGTGCAACGTCTGAACCGTTTCCTCGCCTGCCTGCCCGCCCGGCGCCGCCGGCAGTTGCCGCCCCTGTTGTTCCTGATGCTGGTGTGCGCCGTGGCCGAGATGCTCAGCCTGGCCACGCTGGTGCCGTTTCTGGCCATTCTGGCCGACCCGGTGGCGGCCATGCAAAGGCCGTTCGTGGCGCGCATCGTGGAAACCCTGAATGCCGCCAGCCCGGCCGAGCTGCGCCTGCGCCTGACCGTGATCTTCGCGCTGGCGGTGGTGATCTCGGGGGCGATCCGCTTTGCCGTCATCTATGCGGCCACCAGGCTCAACTACATCCTCGGCTATGAACTCGGCACCGAGGTCTACCGGCGCACGCTTTACCAGTCGTACGAATTCCATGTCGCGCGCAACAGCAGCGAAACCGTCGGCGCCATCGACAAGATGGACAACGTGGTGTTCGTCATCGCCAGCGTGCTCATCATCTGCAGCAGTTCCCTGATGGCGCTGTTCATCACCGTGACGTTGCTGCTGATCGACCCGGTCATCGCGGGCATCGCCCTGCTCGGCTTCGGCACCATCTACGCGCTGATGTCGATCTTCACGCGGCGCCGGCTGGCGCGCAACAGCCAGGTGGTCAACCGCGCCTACGGCAAGCGGGTGCAATCGGTCCAGGAAGGATTGGGGGGAATCCGCGACGTGCTGCTGGACCACACCCAGGAGTTCTACACCCGGCGCTTCCACGACACCGAAAAGACGATGCGCATGGCGCAGGCCAGCACGGCCATCATCGGCGGCCCGAGCTCGCGCATCATGGTCGAGGCGCTGGGCATCATCCTCATCGCGCTGCTCGGCTATTACATCACGGAATCCCAGGGCAGCATTGCCGCCACCATCCCCACGCTGGGCGCCCTGGCGCTGGGCGCGCAGCGCCTGATGCCGCTATTGCAGCAAACCTACCAGGGCTGGGTATACATATCGGGCAACCTCGACGTCGTGTCCGACGTGACGGATTTTCTGGAGCGCCCGCTACCGCGTTCCACCCGGTCCGAAGCGCCGGCCGGGAAGGGCGCGCTGCCGGCCCTGCCCTTTCGCGACGCGATCCGCTTCGACAATGTGTCGTTCCGCTACCAGCCGGCTTCGCCGCTGGTGTTGCGCGACTTCAACCTCGTCATTCCGCACGGCGCGCGCATCGGTTTCGTGGGTGTCACCGGCAGCGGCAAGACGACCGCGATGGACTTGCTGCTGGGGCTGCTGAGCCCGACGGCAGGCCGCATCCTGGTCGACGATGTCGTGCTGGACGAAAATGCGCGCCAGGCCTGGCAGCGCAACATCGCCTACGTGCCGCAGATGATCTTCCTGACCGACGCGTCTTTCGCGGAAAACATCGCGTTCGGCCTGCCGCCCGAGGAAATCGATGCGGCGCGGGTGCGCGAGGCGGCGCGCCAGGCGCAGATCGCCGAGTTCATCGAGTCGACCGCCGAAGGCTACGCGACCACGGTCGGCGAGCGCGGCGTGCGCCTGTCGGGCGGCCAGCGGCAGCGCATCGCGATCGCGCGCGCGCTCTACAAGAAGGCCACCGTGCTGGTGTTCGACGAAGCCACCAGCGCGCTCGACGCCGATACCGAAGAGGCGGTCATGCAGGCCATCGAAAGCCTGGGGCGCGAGCTCACCATCGTCATGATCGCGCATCGCATCGGCACCCTGCGCGGATGCGACGCGATCTATCGCCTCAACAAGGGCCGCATCGTGTCCGAGAACCGGTACGAGGACTTGGTTGCCAGCGCCGCGGGCTGA
- the nirB gene encoding nitrite reductase large subunit NirB, producing the protein MKIVVIGHGMVGHKFLESLDDAGLRDAHVTVLCEEARAAYDRVHLSDFFSGKSADDLSLVPPGFFERDNLLLKLNARATAIDRASKTVSVSSGEVLPYDKLVIATGSYPFVPPVPGKDRKDCFVYRTIEDLEAMLECGSRSASGVVIGGGLLGLECAKALRDMLLQTHVVEFAPRLMAAQVDEGGGRMLRKKIEELGVAVHTQKNTVEIVDGEQARHRMVFADGTHLETDMIVFSAGIRPRDELARAGGLETGPRGGIVIGNDCRTSDPDIYAIGECALWDGQIFGLVAPGYHMARVAAKHLAGQAAEFGGADMSTKLKLMGVDVASIGDALGVTAAARAYQFSDERRQVYKKIVVSECGKHLLGAVLVGDAAEYGTLLQMMLNKIELPEAPEFLILPQSDGKAKPGIGVDALPASAQICSCNNVSKGQLCDAVANGATNVVEMKSCTGAGTACGGCVPLVTQVMKAEMKKRGLAVNNHLCEHFAYSRQELFHLIRVGDIKTFDALLDKHGKGLGCDICKPVAASIFASCWNDFVLNREHAGLQDSNDYFLGNIQKDGTYSVVPRMPGGEVTPEGLIAVGQVAKKYGLYTKITGGQRVDLFGARVDQLPEIWEELIAAGFESGHAYGKSLRTVKSCVGSTWCRYGVDDSAGLAIELENRYKGLRAPHKIKFGVSGCTRECAEAQGKDVGVIATEKGWNLYVCGNGGMKPRHAELLASDLSKEDLIKYIDRFLMFYIRTADRLQRTSVWRDNLEGGLDYLKEVVIDDRLGLAAELEADMQRVIDTYACEWKNAVTDPETRKRFRQFVNSDQPDEHVVFVEERGQIRPATPQERKIIPINAKVA; encoded by the coding sequence ATGAAAATCGTCGTCATCGGCCACGGCATGGTCGGCCACAAATTTCTGGAAAGCCTCGATGATGCGGGACTGCGCGATGCGCACGTCACCGTGCTGTGCGAGGAAGCACGCGCCGCTTACGACCGCGTGCATCTATCCGATTTTTTCTCTGGAAAATCCGCGGACGATCTGTCCCTGGTGCCGCCCGGCTTTTTCGAGCGCGACAACCTGCTGCTCAAATTAAATGCACGCGCCACCGCCATCGACCGCGCCAGCAAGACCGTCAGCGTCAGCAGCGGCGAAGTCCTGCCCTACGACAAGCTGGTCATCGCCACCGGCTCCTATCCATTCGTGCCGCCGGTGCCGGGCAAGGACCGCAAGGATTGCTTCGTCTATCGCACCATCGAGGACCTGGAAGCGATGCTGGAATGCGGCAGCCGCTCGGCGAGCGGCGTCGTGATCGGCGGCGGCCTCCTGGGTCTGGAGTGCGCCAAGGCACTGCGCGACATGCTGCTGCAGACGCACGTAGTCGAATTCGCACCGCGCCTGATGGCGGCGCAGGTCGACGAGGGCGGCGGGCGCATGCTGCGCAAGAAGATTGAAGAGCTGGGCGTGGCCGTGCACACGCAAAAGAACACCGTCGAGATCGTCGACGGCGAACAGGCGCGCCATCGCATGGTGTTCGCCGACGGCACCCACCTCGAAACGGACATGATCGTGTTCTCTGCCGGCATCCGGCCGCGCGACGAACTGGCGCGCGCCGGCGGCCTGGAGACCGGCCCGCGCGGCGGCATCGTCATTGGCAACGATTGCCGCACCTCCGATCCCGACATCTATGCGATCGGCGAGTGCGCGCTGTGGGACGGCCAGATCTTCGGCCTGGTCGCGCCGGGCTATCACATGGCGCGCGTCGCCGCGAAACACCTGGCGGGGCAAGCGGCCGAGTTCGGCGGCGCGGACATGAGCACCAAGCTGAAGCTGATGGGCGTCGATGTCGCCAGCATCGGCGACGCGCTCGGCGTTACTGCCGCGGCCCGCGCCTACCAGTTCAGCGACGAGCGCAGGCAGGTGTACAAGAAGATCGTCGTTTCCGAATGCGGCAAGCACTTGCTGGGCGCGGTGCTGGTGGGCGACGCGGCCGAATACGGCACGCTGCTGCAAATGATGCTGAACAAGATCGAGTTGCCGGAAGCGCCGGAATTCCTGATCCTGCCGCAAAGCGACGGCAAGGCCAAGCCCGGCATCGGCGTGGACGCACTGCCGGCGTCCGCGCAGATCTGTTCCTGCAACAACGTCTCCAAGGGCCAGCTGTGCGACGCGGTCGCGAACGGTGCGACCAACGTGGTCGAAATGAAGTCTTGCACCGGCGCCGGCACCGCCTGCGGCGGCTGCGTGCCGCTGGTGACCCAGGTGATGAAGGCCGAAATGAAGAAGCGGGGCCTGGCCGTCAACAACCACCTGTGCGAGCACTTCGCGTACTCGCGCCAGGAGTTGTTCCACCTGATCCGCGTGGGCGACATCAAGACCTTCGACGCATTGCTTGACAAGCACGGCAAGGGTCTGGGCTGCGACATCTGCAAGCCGGTCGCCGCCAGCATCTTCGCGTCGTGCTGGAACGACTTCGTGCTCAACAGGGAGCACGCCGGCCTGCAGGATTCGAACGACTACTTTCTCGGCAATATCCAGAAGGATGGCACCTATTCTGTCGTGCCGCGCATGCCGGGCGGCGAGGTCACGCCCGAGGGGCTGATCGCGGTCGGCCAGGTGGCGAAGAAATACGGCCTGTACACCAAGATCACCGGCGGTCAGCGCGTGGACCTGTTCGGCGCGCGCGTCGATCAGCTGCCGGAGATCTGGGAAGAGCTGATCGCGGCCGGCTTCGAGTCGGGACACGCCTACGGCAAGTCGCTGCGCACCGTCAAATCCTGCGTCGGCTCGACCTGGTGCCGCTATGGCGTGGACGACAGCGCGGGGCTGGCGATCGAGCTGGAAAACCGCTACAAGGGCTTGCGCGCGCCGCACAAGATCAAGTTCGGCGTATCCGGCTGCACCCGCGAATGCGCCGAGGCGCAGGGCAAGGACGTGGGCGTGATCGCCACCGAAAAGGGCTGGAACCTGTACGTGTGCGGCAACGGCGGCATGAAGCCGCGCCATGCCGAACTGCTGGCGTCGGACCTGTCGAAGGAAGACCTCATCAAATATATCGACCGCTTCCTGATGTTCTATATCCGCACCGCCGATCGCCTGCAGCGCACCAGCGTATGGCGCGACAACCTCGAAGGCGGCCTCGATTACCTCAAGGAAGTCGTCATCGACGACAGGCTGGGCCTGGCCGCGGAACTGGAAGCCGACATGCAGCGCGTGATCGACACCTACGCCTGCGAATGGAAGAACGCCGTCACCGATCCAGAGACGCGCAAGCGCTTCCGCCAGTTCGTCAACAGCGACCAGCCGGACGAGCACGTGGTGTTCGTCGAGGAGCGCGGCCAGATCCGCCCGGCGACGCCGCAGGAACGCAAGATCATTCCCATCAATGCCAAGGTAGCGTGA
- the nirD gene encoding nitrite reductase small subunit NirD gives MTHEFKTTTWSPVCSIDDIVPNTGVCARVKDRHVAVFRVSDKAPRLFAIDNYDPNAQASVLSRGLVGNAGERIVVASPIYKHHFDLRNGQCLEAPENSVNAYPVRVENRTVWVAV, from the coding sequence ATGACACACGAATTCAAGACGACCACCTGGAGCCCGGTCTGCAGCATCGACGACATCGTTCCCAACACCGGCGTGTGCGCCCGGGTCAAGGACCGGCACGTCGCGGTGTTCCGCGTCAGCGACAAGGCGCCGCGCCTGTTCGCCATCGACAACTACGATCCCAACGCGCAGGCCAGCGTGCTCTCGCGCGGGCTGGTCGGCAACGCGGGCGAGCGCATCGTGGTCGCCTCGCCCATCTACAAGCACCACTTCGATCTGCGAAACGGCCAGTGCCTGGAAGCGCCCGAAAATTCCGTCAATGCCTATCCGGTGCGCGTCGAAAACCGCACGGTCTGGGTCGCCGTCTGA
- a CDS encoding formate/nitrite transporter family protein: MAYLAPSEFVTKMVDAGESKIFMSTRDTLIRAYMAGAILCLAAAFAVTINVQTGQPLLGAVLFPVGFCILYLLGYDLLTGVFVLSPLALLDKRPGVTLGGVLKNWGLVFVGNFAGAFTVAVLMAITFTYGFSVEPNAVGKAIGVIGENRTLGYAKYGAAGMLTLFVRGMLCNWMVSTGVVGAMISTTVPGKVIAMWMPIMVFFYMTFEHSVVNMFLFPSGLLLGGHFSLMDYLVWNELPTVLGNLVGGLTFTGLTLYTTHVKTAPKRAF; this comes from the coding sequence ATGGCTTATCTCGCGCCCTCGGAATTCGTCACCAAGATGGTGGACGCCGGCGAATCGAAAATCTTCATGTCGACCAGGGATACCCTGATCCGAGCCTACATGGCCGGCGCCATCCTCTGCCTGGCGGCGGCGTTCGCGGTGACGATCAATGTCCAGACCGGCCAGCCGCTGCTGGGCGCGGTGCTGTTCCCGGTCGGTTTCTGCATCCTGTACTTGCTCGGCTACGACCTGCTGACCGGCGTGTTCGTGCTGTCGCCGCTGGCCTTGCTGGACAAGCGCCCCGGCGTGACGCTGGGCGGCGTGCTGAAGAACTGGGGGCTGGTATTCGTCGGCAACTTCGCCGGCGCATTCACCGTCGCCGTCCTGATGGCGATCACCTTCACCTACGGCTTCTCGGTCGAGCCCAATGCCGTGGGCAAGGCGATCGGCGTGATCGGCGAAAACCGCACGCTGGGTTACGCGAAATACGGCGCGGCCGGCATGCTCACCCTGTTCGTGCGCGGCATGCTGTGCAACTGGATGGTATCGACCGGCGTGGTCGGCGCGATGATTTCCACCACCGTTCCCGGCAAGGTGATCGCGATGTGGATGCCGATCATGGTCTTCTTTTACATGACCTTCGAGCACTCGGTGGTGAACATGTTCCTGTTCCCGTCGGGCCTGCTGTTAGGCGGACATTTCTCGCTCATGGATTACCTGGTCTGGAACGAGCTGCCGACGGTCCTGGGCAACCTGGTCGGCGGGCTGACCTTCACCGGGCTGACGCTGTACACCACCCACGTGAAGACCGCGCCCAAGCGCGCCTTCTGA
- a CDS encoding bifunctional protein-serine/threonine kinase/phosphatase, whose protein sequence is MSGQLHISFGQHSDKGRKHTNQDFHGICVPQEPQLGSKGIAVAIADGISSSDVSHIASQAAVAGILQDYYCTSDAWSVKTSVERVLAAANSWLHAQTRQGQYHLDQDRGYVCTLSAMVIKSTTAHLFHVGDARIYQLHGRRLEQLTNDHRVWMSRDQSYLGRALGINPQLEIDYRALQVEQGDIFLLATDGVHEYAGADCIAAAVELHANDLDQAARIIVDEAWRQGSPDNLTVQLVRIDALPDPQASEMVRRRGMLPLPPLLEPRMAFDGYRIIREVHASSRSHVYLAVDGETGEHVAIKTPSIDLRDDPSYLERFVLEEWIARRIDSAHVLKPCRQTLKRNFLYVATEFVDGQTLSQWMIDHPQPDLETVRGMVEQIARGLRAFHRLEMVHQDLRPDNIMIDRTGTVKIIDFGATSVAGILESAPPAERQSLLGTAQYTAPEYFLGEHGSPRSDLFSLGVIAYQMLAGRLPYGAQVAKARTPAAQRRLQYDCALGLNRKIPAWVDDAIRKAVHPDPRKRYEALSEFVFDLHHPNPAFLRRARLPLIERHPVAFWKGVSFVLMTIVIGALLRAAFR, encoded by the coding sequence ATGAGCGGTCAACTGCACATCTCCTTCGGCCAGCACTCCGACAAGGGACGCAAGCACACCAACCAGGATTTCCACGGCATCTGCGTGCCGCAGGAGCCGCAGCTCGGCTCCAAGGGCATCGCCGTAGCCATCGCCGACGGCATCAGCAGCAGCGACGTCAGCCATATCGCCAGCCAGGCGGCGGTGGCCGGCATCCTGCAGGATTACTACTGCACCTCGGACGCCTGGTCGGTGAAGACCTCGGTCGAGCGCGTGCTGGCCGCCGCCAACTCCTGGCTGCACGCGCAGACCCGGCAAGGCCAGTACCACCTCGACCAGGACCGCGGCTACGTCTGCACCTTGAGCGCCATGGTCATCAAGTCGACCACCGCGCACCTGTTCCACGTCGGCGACGCGCGCATCTACCAGCTGCACGGCAGGCGGCTCGAACAGCTTACCAACGACCACCGGGTATGGATGTCGCGCGACCAAAGCTATCTCGGCCGCGCGCTAGGCATCAATCCCCAGCTGGAGATCGACTACCGCGCACTGCAGGTGGAGCAGGGCGACATCTTCCTGCTGGCCACGGACGGCGTCCACGAATACGCCGGCGCCGACTGCATCGCCGCCGCCGTCGAGCTTCACGCGAACGATCTCGACCAGGCGGCCAGGATCATCGTCGACGAAGCCTGGCGGCAGGGCAGCCCGGACAATCTCACCGTCCAGCTGGTGCGGATCGACGCCTTGCCCGATCCGCAGGCAAGCGAGATGGTCCGGCGCCGCGGCATGCTGCCGCTGCCGCCGCTGCTGGAGCCGCGCATGGCGTTTGACGGGTACAGGATCATCCGCGAAGTGCATGCCAGCAGCCGCAGCCATGTCTACCTGGCGGTGGACGGCGAGACCGGCGAGCACGTCGCCATCAAGACACCGTCCATCGACCTGCGCGACGATCCGTCCTACCTGGAGCGGTTCGTGCTGGAGGAGTGGATCGCGCGCCGCATCGACAGCGCGCATGTGCTCAAGCCCTGCCGGCAAACCCTCAAGCGCAACTTCCTGTACGTCGCCACCGAATTCGTCGACGGCCAGACGCTGTCGCAGTGGATGATCGATCACCCGCAGCCGGACCTGGAAACGGTGCGCGGCATGGTCGAGCAGATCGCCCGGGGATTGCGCGCCTTTCACCGGCTGGAAATGGTGCACCAGGACCTGCGGCCCGATAACATCATGATCGACCGAACCGGCACCGTCAAAATCATCGATTTCGGCGCGACCAGCGTCGCCGGCATCCTGGAAAGCGCGCCGCCGGCCGAGCGCCAATCCCTGCTCGGCACCGCGCAATACACGGCCCCCGAATATTTTCTGGGCGAGCACGGTTCGCCGCGCTCGGATCTGTTTTCGCTGGGCGTGATCGCCTACCAGATGCTGGCGGGGCGCCTGCCGTACGGCGCGCAAGTCGCCAAGGCGCGCACCCCTGCCGCCCAGCGGCGGCTGCAGTACGACTGTGCGCTCGGCCTGAACCGCAAGATCCCGGCCTGGGTCGACGACGCGATCAGGAAGGCGGTCCATCCCGATCCGCGCAAGCGTTACGAGGCATTGTCCGAGTTCGTATTCGATTTGCATCATCCGAACCCGGCCTTTCTCCGCCGCGCGCGCCTGCCGCTGATCGAACGCCATCCCGTAGCTTTCTGGAAAGGCGTTTCCTTCGTGTTAATGACGATCGTGATCGGCGCGCTGCTGCGCGCGGCGTTCAGGTAA
- a CDS encoding glycine zipper 2TM domain-containing protein: MQASKQSGHIHPLMAGAAASVILVSLVAAAAIVGIIPNSHSTAVDTEHAAPQAVMAAPAPAPVQQAAAAPVVKEVVEHKTVVHHQYVQHRARPVQVAQAAPAPQYAPAPAYQQPAPAAQNSPVGIGVGAVVGGLIGSQVGGGNGKTLATIAGAVGGGYLGNEIAKKSQ; the protein is encoded by the coding sequence ATGCAAGCAAGCAAACAGTCCGGCCACATCCATCCCCTCATGGCCGGCGCCGCCGCGTCCGTCATCCTGGTCAGCCTGGTCGCTGCCGCCGCCATCGTCGGCATCATCCCCAATTCGCACAGCACGGCTGTCGACACCGAACACGCCGCGCCTCAGGCCGTCATGGCCGCCCCCGCTCCGGCGCCCGTCCAGCAAGCCGCCGCCGCGCCCGTCGTCAAGGAAGTGGTGGAGCACAAGACCGTCGTGCATCACCAGTATGTGCAGCATCGCGCCAGGCCGGTCCAAGTCGCCCAGGCAGCGCCCGCGCCGCAGTACGCGCCGGCCCCGGCATACCAGCAGCCTGCACCCGCCGCGCAGAACAGCCCGGTCGGCATCGGCGTGGGCGCGGTCGTCGGCGGATTGATCGGCAGCCAGGTCGGCGGCGGCAACGGCAAGACGCTGGCGACGATCGCCGGCGCGGTCGGCGGCGGCTACCTCGGCAATGAAATCGCCAAGAAGAGCCAGTAA
- a CDS encoding glycine zipper 2TM domain-containing protein translates to MSNRLIIASILALPLAAGATEYRTVERPRQECWNEQVPVQTASADYGGAIIGGLAGGILGNQVGGGNGKTIATAVGAMTGAVVGDRMSARGPSYQTQTVRRCRTVVEHVQVPVVREQVPVYVEPQPVYVQPQPVYVQPRPVVVVEQPAYFVGREEYRYGGWGRGHEHHRHHHHDDDD, encoded by the coding sequence ATGTCAAACAGACTAATCATAGCCTCCATCCTCGCCCTGCCGCTGGCGGCCGGCGCCACCGAATACCGCACAGTCGAGCGGCCGCGGCAGGAATGCTGGAATGAGCAGGTGCCGGTCCAGACAGCGAGCGCCGATTACGGCGGCGCCATCATCGGCGGACTGGCCGGCGGCATCCTCGGCAATCAGGTCGGCGGCGGCAACGGCAAGACGATTGCGACCGCGGTCGGCGCCATGACCGGCGCGGTCGTCGGCGACCGCATGTCCGCGCGCGGCCCGTCGTATCAGACACAGACCGTGCGGCGCTGCCGCACCGTGGTCGAGCACGTGCAGGTCCCCGTCGTGCGCGAGCAAGTCCCGGTCTATGTCGAACCGCAGCCGGTCTACGTGCAGCCGCAGCCGGTGTACGTCCAGCCGCGCCCGGTGGTGGTGGTCGAGCAGCCGGCCTATTTCGTGGGGCGCGAGGAATACCGCTACGGCGGCTGGGGCAGGGGGCACGAGCATCACCGCCATCATCACCACGACGACGATGACTGA